The Rhineura floridana isolate rRhiFlo1 chromosome 8, rRhiFlo1.hap2, whole genome shotgun sequence genome includes a region encoding these proteins:
- the LOC133390539 gene encoding cytochrome P450 2D6-like isoform X2 — protein MVVLNGFKAVKEALVDKSEDFADRPYFAAYHHLGYGENNQGLIMAKYGQGWKEQRRFALSVLRDFGMGKKPLEQLVTEEAGHLCSAFSSEKGHSFDPHYLINKAVSNVICFITLGNRFDYPDQKFQKLLHLLEESMKEEAGFLPQILHAAPVLLHIPGMLKKAFQHQRELYYHIQEFMNAHKETWCPSYKRDITDAFLEGIEKRKGDENTTFNDQNLSLVIGDLFAAGTETTTTTLRWGLLYMILHPNVQSKVQEEIDAVIGKNRSPKMEDQANMPYTCAVIHEIQRYGDIIPVGIPHMTYRDTELQGFFIPKGTTILTNLSSVLKDEALWENPHQFYPEHFLDVSGQFIKPAAFLPFSAGRRTCAGEQLARMELFLFFTNLLQHFTFHTSEDHPRPTEDGCFAFTLVPHPYQIQAVSR, from the exons GACTGATAATGGCAAAGTATGGCCAAGGCTGGAAGGAGCAGAGGAGATTTGCCCTCTCCGTACTGAGAGACTTTGGGATGGGAAAGAAACCTCTGGAGCAGCTAGTGACTGAGGAAGCTGGACATTTGTGCTCAGCATTTAGCTCTGAGAAAG GTCATTCATTTGATCCTCACTATCTTATAAACAAAGCAGTTAGCAATGTGATCTGTTTCATCACTTTGGGCAATCGTTTTGACTACCCGGACCAGAAATTCCAGAAGTTGCTTCATCTATTAGAAGAATCtatgaaggaagaagctggattTTTGCCACAG ATTCTTCATGCAGCACCTGTTTTGCTACACATCCCTGGAATGttaaagaaagcttttcaacatcAAAGGGAATTATATTACCATATACAAGAGTTTATGAATGCACACAAAGAAACCTGGTGTCCCTCCTATAAGCGAGATATCACTGATGCATTTTTAGAAGGAATTGAGAAG AGAAAGGGTGATGAAAACACTACTTTCAACGACCAAAACCTCTCTCTGGTAATTGGTGACCTGTTTGCTGCTGGCACAGaaaccaccaccactaccttGCGCTGGGGACTGCTGTACATGATCCTCCATCCTAATGTTCAGA GTAAAGTTCAAGAGGAAATTGATGCTGTGATTGGTAAGAACAGGTCACCCAAAATGGAGGATCAGGCAAACATGCCTTACACTTGTGCTGTAATCCATGAAATTCAACGATATGGGGATATTATTCCTGTTGGGATACCCCATATGACATACCGGGATACAGAGCTGCAAGGCTTCTTCATCCCAAAG GGTACCACAATCCTGACCAACCTATCATCTGTGCTGAAAGATGAAGCCTTGTGGGAGAACCCACACCAATTTTACCCAGAGCATTTCCTAGATGTCAGTGGACAGTTTATCAAGCCAGCAGCTTTCTTACCTTTTTCAGCAG GTCGCCGTACCTGCGCAGGAGAACAACTGGCCAGAATGGAGCTTTTCCTCTTCTTCACAAACCTTCTTCAGCATTTCACCTTCCATACTTCAGAGGATCACCCCAGGCCAACAGAGGATGGGTGTTTTGCTTTTACACTTGTCCCACATCCCTATCAGATCCAGGCTGTTTCAAGATGA